One window of the Montipora foliosa isolate CH-2021 chromosome 4, ASM3666993v2, whole genome shotgun sequence genome contains the following:
- the LOC137999168 gene encoding pancreatic lipase-related protein 2-like, translating into MGVSFGIGLPQVCYGKYGCFSHLPPFHNILMKLPQSPEDIGTKFYLYTRENRNPNDREELDDSDKSKLASSHYDIKRRTIFMCHGWTETSSGHYDWGLRMKDALLDKGDFNVIMTDWSVGANQDLGVSSGNTRLVGAQMAELAQFLIYRNGNSKDLADNFYLIGFSLGAHVVGYAGSYLQTKYGMTIGRITGLDPALPFFTGSDNAVHLDKTDAKYVDVVHTNMGVVGTPDHVGHTDFFPNGGSLQPGCASDPTDLTFTVGCNHLRSTEFYIKTLTEDCSNPFKAHPCSSYVWYTFGWCNGCGDEGCPLMGYRAEETKQEGDFYLNTSPKDTLCPEA; encoded by the exons ATGGGAGTTTCATTTGGAATTG GACTCCCACAAGTCTGCTATGGCAAGTACGGCTGTTTCAGCCACCTACCACCATTTCACAACATACTGATGAAACTTCCCCAAAGTCCAGAGGATATAGGCACGAAATTTTATCTGTATACAAGAGAGAACAGAAACCCCAACGACAGAGAAGAGCTTGATGACAGTGACAAAAGTAAGCTGGCTAGCTCACATTATGACATCAAACGAAGAACAATATTCATGTGCCATGGTTGGACAG AAACTTCCTCTGGACACTACGACTGGGGGCTTAGAATGAAAGACGCTTTGCTGGACAAAGGTGACTTCAACGTCATCATGACAGACTGGAGTGTTGGAGCAAATCAAGACTTAGGAGTGTCATCTGGAAACACACGGCTGGTCGGCGCTCAAATGGCCGAGCTTGCACAGTTCTTAATATATCGCAACGGCAATTCAAAGGATTTGGCTGACAATTTCTACCTTATTGGGTTCAGTCTTGGAGCTCACGTTGTCGGATATGCGGGGAGTTATCTGCAGACAAAGTACGGCATGACCATTGGCCGCATAACTG GTTTAGATCCCGCCTTGCCATTTTTCACTGGAAGCGACAATGCAGTTCATCTGGATAAAACTGATGCGAAATACGTTGACGTCGTCCACACAAACATGGGAGTAGTAGGAACTCCAGACCACGTGGGCCATACTGACTTCTTTCCAAATGGTGGGAGCCTGCAACCAGGCTGTGCGAGTGACCCCACGG ACCTTACATTCACAGTGGGCTGTAACCACCTGAGATCCACAGAGTTCTATATCAAAACGTTGACGGAGGATTGCAGCAACCCGTTTAAAGCACACCCATGTAGCAGCTATGTTTGGTATACGTTCGGGTGGTGCAACGGCTGCGGTGATGAAGGATGTCCTCTCATGGGATACAGGGCTGAGGAAACCAAGCAGGAAGGAGATTTCTACCTGAACACAAGCCCGAAGGACACATTATGCC CTGAAGCATAA
- the LOC138000601 gene encoding pancreatic lipase-related protein 2-like has protein sequence MKTAYVLMLAIFGSFFSMGDSFGIGLPQVCYGKYGCFSHLPPFQNVLMKLPQSPEEIGTKFYLYTRENRNPNDREELDDSDKSKLASSHYNITRRTIFMCHGWTETSSGYYDWGLRMKDALLDKGDFNVIMTDWSVGANQDLGVSSGNTRLVGAQMAELAQFLIYRNGNSKDLADNFYLIGFSLGAHVVGYAGSYLQTKYGMTIGRITGLDPALPFFTGSDNAVHLDKTDAKYVDVVHTNMGVVGTPDHVGHADFFPNGGSLQPGCANDPTDLTFTVGCNHLRSTEFYIKTLTEDCSNPFKGHPCSSYVWYTFGWCNGCGDEGCPLMGYRAEETKQEGDFYLDTSPMDTLCPEAS, from the exons ATGAAGACGGCATATGTGCTGATGTTAGCTATTTTTGGAAGTTTCTTTTCAATGGGAGATTCATTTGGAATTG GACTCCCACAAGTCTGCTATGGCAAGTATGGCTGTTTTAGCCACTTACCACCATTTCAAAACGTACTGATGAAACTTCCCCAAAGTCCGGAGGAAATAGGCACGAAATTTTATCTGTATACAAGAGAGAACAGAAACCCCAACGACAGAGAAGAGCTTGATGACAGTGACAAAAGTAAACTGGCTAGCTCACATTATAACATTACACGAAGGACAATATTCATGTGCCATGGCTGGACAG AAACTTCCTCTGGGTACTACGACTGGGGGCTTAGAATGAAAGACGCTTTGCTGGACAAAGGTGACTTCAACGTCATCATGACAGACTGGAGTGTTGGAGCAAATCAAGACTTAGGAGTGTCATCTGGAAACACACGGCTGGTCGGCGCTCAAATGGCCGAGCTTGCACAGTTCTTAATATATCGCAACGGCAATTCAAAGGATTTGGCTGACAATTTCTACCTTATTGGGTTCAGTCTTGGAGCTCACGTTGTCGGATATGCGGGGAGTTATCTGCAGACGAAGTACGGCATGACCATTGGCCGCATAACTG GTTTAGATCCCGCCTTGCCATTTTTCACTGGAAGCGACAATGCAGTTCATCTGGATAAAACTGATGCGAAATACGTTGATGTCGTCCATACAAACATGGGAGTAGTAGGAACTCCAGACCACGTGGGCCATGCTGACTTCTTTCCAAATGGTGGGAGCCTACAACCAGGCTGTGCGAATGACCCCACGG ACCTTACTTTCACAGTCGGCTGTAACCACCTGAGGTCCACAGAGTTCTATATCAAAACGTTGACGGAGGATTGCAGCAACCCGTTTAAAGGACACCCATGTAGCAGCTATGTTTGGTATACGTTCGGGTGGTGCAACGGCTGCGGTGATGAAGGATGTCCTCTCATGGGATACAGGGCTGAGGAAACCAAGCAGGAAGGAGATTTCTACCTGGACACAAGCCCGATGGACACATTATGCC ccGAAGCATCATAA